Part of the Spinacia oleracea cultivar Varoflay chromosome 5, BTI_SOV_V1, whole genome shotgun sequence genome, GTGCTGTTGCCATGGGTATATCAAATTGGTTGAATGCCATTTTTCTTGCATTGTACATGATGTTCTCTTCCTCGTGTCAACCTACTCGTTCTCCACTCTCTATGGAAATGTTCTATGGAGTTGCAGAGTTTTCCCGCTTTGCTATTCCTTCTGCTGCAATGGTTTGGTAAGCTTTTAATTTTCAACCAACCTAGTTTACGTACATCCTAATTTAAGTGTTTGATAATTTCTAATTACGATTTAATCTCTGTATATATGCTTGTAGCTTAGAGTGGTGGTCATTTGAGCTGGTGATATTATTATCGGGATTTCTTCCAAATCCAGAACTCGAGACTTCTGTTCTCTCTGTGTGGTATTGTTCTGTTTTCGCTATCAACATAGTAAAACATCAgtcctttgtttttctttttttgttcttttgttacTAAGACACTTTTGTTGTTCTATTTGTAATAATTAAGCTTGACAACAATGCAAACATTGTTTGAAATACCTTACGGAATTTCAGCAGCTGCAAGGTATGATCAAGACCCAAAATTACTTTTGCGATATTAAAAAATTTGGAGTTAACTTTGAGCAAtaaataattatatatatatatttaatttggGCCTAAATTACAGCACGAAGATTGCCAATGAACTTGGGTCTGGAAACCCACAGGCAGCGCGCATAGCAGCCCGTGGAGTTATGGTAATGGGGGTTGCAAATGGTCTGGTTGTTAGTTCAATCCTTTTTGCTGTTCGGAGAGTATTCGGCTATTGTTTCAGTAAAGACAAGGAAGTTGTAGATTATGTCACCACTATGGCACCCTTGATTTGTGTTATTGTTATACTTGACAGCACACAGGCAGTTCTTTCAGGTACTTATTTccatatttaatttgttttttttttgtacaacGTTTCCCACaaagttgttgttgttgtcaacATTCAGGGATAGCTAGAGGGTGTGGTTGGCAACATATAGGAACTTACGTGAATTTTGGTGCGTACTACCTTGTTGGAATTCCAGTTGCGGTTGCATTAGGCTTCTGGATGCGAATGAGAGGTCGGGGCCTTTGGATGGGAGTTATGGTCGGTGTTTTGATGCAGTCAGTGATTTTGTGTATTATAACGTGTTTTACCAACTGGGAAGAAGAGGTTTGTTTTCGACGTTGTATATTGACTGTTATAAAGGGTTTTATTATGTTATTTTAGACTCACCTTGTAATTATGTCTGATCAAAATTTGCTGATTGTTTTACAGGTGAGGAAAGCTAGAAAGAGAGTAGCCGAAGAAAGTAGCAGAGTTAGCAATGGAGTATATGTAAGTAAATGAGCAGAGATCATTGATATGTATTGAGCACAGGCCTATGAGCCAAATAATGAATTCCAACTCTGTCTTAGAATTGTATGAAATAGAATACATGTGATCATGTACTAGGCTAATACATCATTTAACTAAATGCATAGTAGAGCCCAACATATAACTTAATAAGCCTCAATATGGCCTAATGATAGAGTTAAACCAATAAGCCACCATAAAGTCTCCAACTTCTCCTTTGATATTCCTACCACGGTACACCCTAGGAGCTTCAGAGCCATACTGTCACGGTCCGAATATTTTGGGCACCGGATCGTGCGGCGCACTCCTACCTAATTCGCGGTAggggcgcaagccttgtgcggatCCCGAATTAAAAGGGCTCGTGAAGCACGAGCGAGCAAGTTTCCTGAAAAGGAGTGCTCTTGTCTGTTGGCGACAAGAATGAGACACGGGCGCCGATCGGGCACTTGTGTGCGCGCAACAGTTACAAGTAGGGCCAACTACGCGAGTGTATCTATTCGAGAGACTTTGTTGAGGCAAGCAAGCTTAAAAacaagcaacatcacaattgatGGGATTTACAGTTAATACAATAACATAATAGCGGAATACTCCCAATGCCAGAATCCATGTAAAAAGTATAGTTTAAGCATAACATACATTTGTAGCATGTACTCCCTATAGTCTACGAACACGATAGAGAACACCAATTGTAGTTCCTCAACTTAGTCCACCGACAGTGCATGTCCGCCTTGAGGTTGATATCTTAGATCTTTTTCAAGATATTTTGACTTTTAGGGAAGAAAATAGTTTGGAGCGCGCCaaggagagaattagggttctcactTAGATGCCTATGGTTAGTGTAATATGTGGAGTGTAGGAAAACATGTGCATAATAGGTTATAATAATAACCTAATTAATGAGCAAACCAACCAACCAAGATGGTTggccagcaagcccacgcgGAGGTGGGCACAACACGctaggccgtgggccgcgcCCTGGCCAGCGCTGCTGCTGTTTCCTCGTTGCCTTCGGCCCgcgcacacaaacacacacgcaacaGGCTAGCAATGGGCTTGACGTGTTGTTGtattgctttgcttgctcgttGCTATGCacttgcgcccatgggcctcaagtgcctcgtgcactcggctcgtgggttgCACTTCGTCTTGCGTCTAAATTATCTTTCGACAATTTTATTAATAGTATAGTACGATACGATCcaacgtcgtacgatacgattattcgtttcgctaGCTCACGagtatacgcaatacgatatacgatttacGATTCAACCTCGTAccatataattatgttttccgaactaatttctcGAAAAGCCATTAAATGAATATCAGATTCATtttgagcacgaccatgcattttcacagtacctaactctccgagaggcgttgttacacaacaacactgTATCCtgtcaaagataggaggacaatccaatcTTGTAATTTTTGAATACTTACTTTGACTCATAAAGCACCTGAATACTGCTTTTAtaatctccttttacggtgcgacgtttagagAGCATCAACGCGAACTAATCTTCAAACaagcaatcataattacttatgttttgaggaatggttctaatcaccattaatgagaacgacttatgacatgactttaatctcttaaagtgttctcatggtcaatctgatacgagatccaataagtatctatgcaaaatattTCTGACATTCAAGTCTCATTTAGTTTAAGAAGctgaactataaatcaacttgcaatttaatcttcattagtcattgttcgtccaacctttcaataacctgaattagggatcctttgtaacttcaatattcaagttcaattatgggtgtttctttgtcaaagaatccatcttaaCAATCCATTTGATTGCTTTAAATCACTTAGActtttatcatttaatactaaaccaaaattaattaaatgaatatgaaacgtaaaatttcataaatataaaatgattaaaccaattgttttaaacacaaaTCCAGcaaattttctaaaacaaaacttaagaaagtcaaagccattctccaatattgtgcttcacttgtggcaacggtttagtcaatggatccgcgacgttgtcgtcagttccaaccttgcaagtCTCGAATTCTATCCGTTCAACGATTTCtagaagtatgtgaaatcgtcGCAGTACGTGTTTGaccttctggtggctcctaggctcctttgcatgGGAAATAGCTCCACTATTATCCTAATATAGAGCCACTCGTCCCTTTATGGAGGGGACAATCtcaagttcttcaatgaacttctgaatccaaacagcttcctttgttgcttctgaGGTAACAATGTACtcgacttcagttgtagaatccacaatagtgctttgcttagcacttttccatcttACTGCTCCACCATTGAGGGAGTACAAAAAACCctattgtgatctgaaatcatctctgacAGTTtggaagcttgcgtccgtatagcccttaacaatcaattAGGTGCATACAGAGATATGGAAGTCTTAGAACTAATACATATTGATGTTTGTGGACCATTTCCTACTCCTTCATGGAATGGTCAACAATATTTTGTATTGTTCATAGACGATTACTCTAGATATGCATACTTAATTCTTATCCATGAGAAATCCCAGGTTCTGGAAGTGTTCAAAGCATACAAAGTTGAAGTTGAAAACCAACTCAAGAGACGCATAAAGAATGTAAAATCTGACCGTGGCGGTGAATACTATGTTAGATATGATGGTTCAGGTGAACAACGTCCAGGACCCTTTGACAAATACCTAGAGGAATGCGGGATTATCCCTCAGTACACTATGCCAGGTTCACCTAGCATGAATGGTGTAGCTGAAAGGCGAAACCGAACCCTTAAAGATATGGTGAGAAGtatgatttttcattcaatctTACCAGAATCACTCTGGGGTGAGGCACTAAAGACAACAACTTATATTCTGAACCGGGTACCAACTAAAGCAACTGCCAAAACACCTTATGAACATTGGACAGGGAAAAATCCTAGCTTAAAGCACTTTCGTGTATGGAGTTGTCCATCTGCAGCACGACCTTACAAGCCACACGAAAAGAAGCTAGCACCCAAGACTATAAGCAGTTACTTTATTGGTTATTCAGAGCAATCTAGG contains:
- the LOC110793745 gene encoding protein DETOXIFICATION 14 isoform X3; this encodes MEEGLLMKKEEKGRNDIKREVGWREIIAEMSWVAGPMVAVLVSQYLLQVVTLMMVGHLGALYLSSTALAVSLAAATGFSVLLGMASALETISGQSYGAQQYSKLGTQTYTAIFSLTLFSIPLCILWIYMGDILVFIGQDPCISHETGKFMIYLVPTLISYAVFQPLIRYFQSQTLIMPMLVSSCATLCLHIPICWALVFKSGLNNLGGAVAMGISNWLNAIFLALYMMFSSSCQPTRSPLSMEMFYGVAEFSRFAIPSAAMVCLEWWSFELVILLSGFLPNPELETSVLSVCLTTMQTLFEIPYGISAAASTKIANELGSGNPQAARIAARGVMVMGVANGLVVSSILFAVRRVFGYCFSKDKEVVDYVTTMAPLICVIVILDSTQAVLSGIARGCGWQHIGTYVNFGAYYLVGIPVAVALGFWMRMRGRGLWMGVMVGVLMQSVILCIITCFTNWEEEVRKARKRVAEESSRVSNGVYERNHAGPILK
- the LOC110793745 gene encoding protein DETOXIFICATION 14 isoform X2 — protein: MEEGLLMKKEEKGRNDIKREVGWREIIAEMSWVAGPMVAVLVSQYLLQVVTLMMVGHLGALYLSSTALAVSLAAATGFSVLLGMASALETISGQSYGAQQYSKLGTQTYTAIFSLTLFSIPLCILWIYMGDILVFIGQDPCISHETGKFMIYLVPTLISYAVFQPLIRYFQSQTLIMPMLVSSCATLCLHIPICWALVFKSGLNNLGGAVAMGISNWLNAIFLALYMMFSSSCQPTRSPLSMEMFYGVAEFSRFAIPSAAMVCLEWWSFELVILLSGFLPNPELETSVLSVCLTTMQTLFEIPYGISAAASTKIANELGSGNPQAARIAARGVMVMGVANGLVVSSILFAVRRVFGYCFSKDKEVVDYVTTMAPLICVIVILDSTQAVLSGIARGCGWQHIGTYVNFGAYYLVGIPVAVALGFWMRMRGRGLWMGVMVGVLMQSVILCIITCFTNWEEEVRKARKRVAEESSRVSNGVYADFLAIQEWIIGNQLRGL
- the LOC110793745 gene encoding protein DETOXIFICATION 14 isoform X4; the encoded protein is MEEGLLMKKEEKGRNDIKREVGWREIIAEMSWVAGPMVAVLVSQYLLQVVTLMMVGHLGALYLSSTALAVSLAAATGFSVLLGMASALETISGQSYGAQQYSKLGTQTYTAIFSLTLFSIPLCILWIYMGDILVFIGQDPCISHETGKFMIYLVPTLISYAVFQPLIRYFQSQTLIMPMLVSSCATLCLHIPICWALVFKSGLNNLGGAVAMGISNWLNAIFLALYMMFSSSCQPTRSPLSMEMFYGVAEFSRFAIPSAAMVCLEWWSFELVILLSGFLPNPELETSVLSVCLTTMQTLFEIPYGISAAASTKIANELGSGNPQAARIAARGVMVMGVANGLVVSSILFAVRRVFGYCFSKDKEVVDYVTTMAPLICVIVILDSTQAVLSGIARGCGWQHIGTYVNFGAYYLVGIPVAVALGFWMRMRGRGLWMGVMVGVLMQSVILCIITCFTNWEEEVRKARKRVAEESSRVSNGVYIS
- the LOC110793745 gene encoding protein DETOXIFICATION 14 isoform X1, whose protein sequence is MEEGLLMKKEEKGRNDIKREVGWREIIAEMSWVAGPMVAVLVSQYLLQVVTLMMVGHLGALYLSSTALAVSLAAATGFSVLLGMASALETISGQSYGAQQYSKLGTQTYTAIFSLTLFSIPLCILWIYMGDILVFIGQDPCISHETGKFMIYLVPTLISYAVFQPLIRYFQSQTLIMPMLVSSCATLCLHIPICWALVFKSGLNNLGGAVAMGISNWLNAIFLALYMMFSSSCQPTRSPLSMEMFYGVAEFSRFAIPSAAMVCLEWWSFELVILLSGFLPNPELETSVLSVCLTTMQTLFEIPYGISAAASTKIANELGSGNPQAARIAARGVMVMGVANGLVVSSILFAVRRVFGYCFSKDKEVVDYVTTMAPLICVIVILDSTQAVLSGIARGCGWQHIGTYVNFGAYYLVGIPVAVALGFWMRMRGRGLWMGVMVGVLMQSVILCIITCFTNWEEEVRKARKRVAEESSRVSNGVYPTTGVGAGELIDDDVHLEG